tACACATAGAGAGAGCTGAAAACAAATACCACAAAAGGTACCTAAAACCCCCGCATCCCATCAAATTGTTACATAAGCAGCACAAGATAAATGCAAGTAACTTATctggattttcattttttttattttctaaaaattgtttttatttttaaaagattagaattctgaaaatatgtttagtttgatatcttgttttctgtttctagaaaataaaaacattaacaatttataatatattgaatttttgtcttttttatatttttagatttattattgtattttcatTAGGAAAAAGACAAGAAACAGTACATGCATGCAACCATGGTTCTAATTCACATGCTAACTTGAAAATCAGAAGGCCTTAACTCCCTTTCCCATAATTTGAAGTGAATCATCTGCACAAGAGTATGAAAATGACACGTTGTTGGATATTCATTTTGAGTCAGAGGTGGAAGCGAATTTGGAAACGAAGTCCATTCGGTGAAACTTGTACCCACATGAGGCAACCAAATTAATTACACCGATAATTTGCATAAATTACGAGAAGAACCCACCAGACACACTATTAAAAGAAGGAAGTGGTGAAACACGGAAGGAAGATGGGAAGCGAAGAAGTGAAGCTGTTGAGCTTTTTTGCGAGTCCATTTGGCAAAAGGGTTGAATGGGCATTGAAACTGAAGGGTGTGGAGTATGAGTACATAGAACAAGATATCTTCAACAAGACTAGTCTCCTTCTCCAGTTGAACCCGGTTCACAAGAAGGTTCCGGTTCTTGTTCATGCCCACAAACCCATCGCTGAGTCATTCGTCATCGTTGAATACGTTGATGAAACATGGAAGCAGTATCCACTGTTGCCTCGAGACCCTTATCAAAGAGCACTTGCTCGATTTTGGGCTAATTTCGCTGAGCAAAAGGTAATTTCTAAATCcccttttagtttttgttttccgCACCTGGATTTGGGAGatggatatttttttagtttttcataaatattaaagTGAGAAGctattttcatgtttaatatgtaattaataaaaaaaaaaagattcatacgaaattatgatttttagaaattaatcttagttcatttttttaaaaaaaacatctttaagAAAGAGATAGGAATTTAACTTTATCGAGTGGaacaaaagttttattttacatatatttttaattctcataATTCATATTAATCAAAcgtattttacaattttttaagaattattataattattaagaaattatGTTTCTTTGGGTATAAAAAGTTTCTCTACTATCAAACACCTCCTAAAAACAAAGCTATAGATTCCAATTGAGGTTGTGTGTGTATAACAGCTTTTAGATGCAGCATGGATTGGTATGTATAGCAGCGGGGATGAGCAGCAAAACGCTGTGAAAGTAGCCAGAGAAGCAATagagaagatagaagaagagatTAAGGGGAAGAAATATTTTGGAGGGGAGAATATAGGATACCTTGACATTGCACTTGGATGGATCTCTTACTGGCTTCCTATTTGGGAGGAAGTTGGATCGATACAGATAATTGACCCATTGAAATTTCCAGCCATCACTGCATGGATCACCAATTTTCTTAGCCATCCTGTGATCAAGGACAACTTGCCCCCAAGAGACAAGATGCTTGTTTACTTCCACAGTCGCAGAACTGCGCTTTCTTCAACTTTTCAGGGCTGATTCAAGTTTTAATTTGGATCTATATGTTTCTTATGGTCCATGTGATATAATAAGAATATCAGGGAATCATACTAGCTAAGTCTCTGTGCTATTATTTTCTGAGATTGTGGATTTTATTTAGACTTTTTCTTATTAGGTAGAGAAGtttgtttggttaagttttcaataataaattatgtcttttttattatcttttcgttcaagttatttcaataaatttaataaattataaatgagtTGATGAAATAATTAGGCACCATTCACTGGTGATGTAAAGTATGGGAAAGGGAATAACTAAAACCAATTGATTTGCGTTCttgattttaattgttaattcaagaaaaggattaaaaattactttacttattgtatatataaaaaaaattgtatgatcGAAATTTACTCTTGTCATTTCTAACAGAGTAAAGCGTGAATGTTTTTTTaggataatgaaaaaaataaacatttaacattatattttattatgaataatcATAATCAAAACCATCAATTTTTGTGAGTTTTTTAAAAGTCACGCATGTGATCCGGTGACTTTAAAACTTTATCACCTATGAATGGTTATAAGTCTCATTTATCATTATAAGTCTCAAATGTATCATTCATATAACTACTTATAATctcacgttttttttttaagaattcttACTTTTGTGTAAATATGAGACTTATAATGATCGAGAATGATAAAATGCATTATGAAAAATGTTAATGGAATTCTATCTAATATTCTTTTTCTAAGATTCTTTATGATTGATTAAAACTAttgaaaatcatcatttttgatcaattttacttcttatataataattatctctcctaatttatattaaataaaaaataaaataccaaaattgataatttatgataaattctgATCAATCATAAAAGGAATCTTTGAAAAagtatcaaaagaaaataccaCTAACATTCCTCAATGcattttattgtaaattataaTCCTCATGCAAACTTGTAGAATTGATTCCAACTCATCCATGaggttagtattttttttgtcatatccATGTCGTTAGTATGGTTAAGCGGCTGCGTATATAATTCTTACAAGCTCATAGTTAAGTGGTTCAATCCAAAAGCttcgtttatatatatatatatatatatataaattattatgatgAATTTAATAAGAATACACATGAGCTTGTGGGGAAGCTCAAttaccacccatgctgaatttgTGAAAATCAACATAAATTCGATTTCCATAAAATCATAAGTATGATTGTTATTATAATTACCCATATAAAAgtatacaaatttaaatttattgactgATAAATTATACATAACCTTATAGTCATAGTCAACaatttgtttttagtcctttattataagattttatttcgCCTCTCTtatgtattaattattctttttgacTAAAATACCATTAATTATTTCAATCTATAATTAAACGCTACTTTGAAATGTCACTTTTCCTTATTgaagaagataaataaattctcattaatattaaggacaaatttaaaaaatattacaattaaagaaAGATTTAATGTCAATAcctaaattaactaattttaacttaacAATCCATGTGTTATAAATAAGATCAAAGAGAGCATACTTTTATGTAACATCTGGCAGCTAAACAATCAATTTTCTTTCGTCcaaattgtcattttatttaagtttttcacaaattaaatcattaaattattttaaacctcTTTCTCTTAAAAGTTACTaaccaaaatatataattttattcttttattataataaaacataaaaaaaattaaaaatatatatataaaaacttcaTTCTTCAAACCCCAATCTTatcttttgcaatttttttccttcaaattttatcaaaatttcattaaatttctaacaaataattttttaaaactcttatcacaaatttattataaactccccccaaatatttgaataaaaagtgaaaatataaTGATTTTCGATTAAGATCACAATTTACTGCAACCAATTACGGCCTACCTAAGAATTTCTCATCGAAGGTCAAAAGACATTATGTCCAATTAACATAATTTGCGATTATAAATAGAAATAGCAATCAAGTTACGGTATTCCGACAGAATTTGCATTTAGTCACCTCTGCCAAAAGAAGAAATGGTATAATTTTACAGTGTAATCATACCTAAGCTAGGGATCATTCGTATCATAACCAAAATCAGCTACCTTACACTACAAACTATACAATAATATGCAATGGAGACGTGAATATACAAAACATCATCACATAACATTTGCATTTTAACCCACGGGACGGTTATATTCATCAGAAGTTAAAACCTGTTTACCCTTGAaccttaaaaacaaaacttactTACCCCACTCATGAACAGGGAGAGGAGTTAGCCTTGTCTCGTTACTCTCAAAACTAACATCATCCAAACCACGACGCTCTGTAAAATTTAGCGGTGACTGGTCACACAGGTCTAAATTCCAAAACAACTTGAGATAATTCAGGCAGGCAACTTCAGTTTCGAATTGTTCTTCCAGCTGCAAAACAAAGCTCCTTATATTACCTATTTATTATGAGTATAGTAAAAACAAGATGGAAAACGGACAATATCGTTACCTGATGAAGTAATAGTAGAAGAAATCTGCATACAAAGCTGTCTGAACAACACCTGAGACACAAGCTGTAATAGTAAAACAATATAGAAGTCAGAATATTGCTAAGGCTGACATATACTTtcaaagtaatttttattttcagcctTTATTACCTATCCATCTAGTAAAATGTGGCTCAGTCAGATAGCGGTATATCCAGTTCAGGATGTAAAATGCACGATATGCActgcattttaaaaataatcagcACATCTTCTATCATAATAATCAGTACATTCTATAAGAGCTTACTCTTATACATTCTGAGACAAGTTCAAATTGAAATGTCTGTACAACTTACTAAATCCTCAAGTAATTGTGCAAACATCAAGACAGGAGACAAAGTAGGAAATACATAAGCAGAAGAGTCCAATTCAACCCAATAAACATCAAGATTTGCAAATCAGGTACCACAAAAAAGTTCAGGCAAATATATACATATGGAGCTAATCTATAATACATCACTTTCAAGGAGTTTAATTTCTTAGCTATTTCAAGATGGCAAATATTAGTATACCATTGTCACTAGAAGATACCATTGTAAGCAAGTAAGCAACCAAAACATAAAGGCAGATCTTTAAAAGAGAACTCAACAAAAGCGTGCATACCCAAGAAAGAATATGTATTGCCCAGTCAAATTGTCCACATTTCCACTCCTTTGCAACAAAACCAACTGGGGTAATATTGCAACTGCCTCCAAGTATATTGAAAATGCCCAGAAAATCTGTAACAGATTGACTTACCATCAACTATTCATGATGTTACAATGTGTAACAGAATTATCATAAAGGTAACATGTAATGCAAACAACAATTTTCAGATTGGCAATCAATAAGGATAAGCAATGTATGTTTGGACAGGAAGAACATATGAAGCCATGTGATGTATTTGCTTTATCTTTTGCAATATTAACCTGAAAAATAATGGGAAAGGCCAGTTACACATTTTGCAGATTCCATAAGGAAATACATATTCCCAGAAGTTTTATAACACAATAAGCAGCAGCCTATCTTACCATTTTATGACTTTTAGCCTTTCCCAGTTAACCATGTATCAGAGCCATAAGACATGCATGCATTGCATTTTTCAAACTATCAAGTATCAACAATGTATCTTTTTCTCCAAGAGTTGGCTTCAATATAGTACCAAACTTGGTCATCCTTTCAAGCATGATACCAAATGGGTCCCtaacataactttttttatatttccacCTAAAATCTGAAGAGCATTCAGAAACCAATTACATTATTTGGCCAATCAGGAAGAGAGGCAGCCAAACAATAGATTTAGCACTAGATGGGTTTCTAGATAACATAACAACTAGTTGTTAATAAACTTACAAAATCATCAGGccataatataatttacttcAGCTTCTTatcttggaaaaaaaattggaagtaTTCATTCCAATAATGTATGACAAATTGACAATTGACAAAGTACTGAACTATTGGTAAATTCAACTACTGAAATTTATGTTAGAAAGCATAAATGATCCAGTTTCTAGGATTAAAATACAACAGGCTCCTAAAATTTGAGACTTAAAAAATAGAGTTATGAGGTGATTTATCATTTATAGAGGCTCTATATGACATGAGTCAAATGGTAAAACAGAAGATAAACTATATAGGGAAGAACTACATTCCTTAGCTGTTAGCA
This genomic interval from Glycine max cultivar Williams 82 chromosome 5, Glycine_max_v4.0, whole genome shotgun sequence contains the following:
- the LOC547583 gene encoding probable glutathione S-transferase — protein: MGSEEVKLLSFFASPFGKRVEWALKLKGVEYEYIEQDIFNKTSLLLQLNPVHKKVPVLVHAHKPIAESFVIVEYVDETWKQYPLLPRDPYQRALARFWANFAEQKLLDAAWIGMYSSGDEQQNAVKVAREAIEKIEEEIKGKKYFGGENIGYLDIALGWISYWLPIWEEVGSIQIIDPLKFPAITAWITNFLSHPVIKDNLPPRDKMLVYFHSRRTALSSTFQG